The Streptomyces sp. HUAS CB01 genome has a segment encoding these proteins:
- the istA gene encoding IS21 family transposase, with protein MSKVELYAAIRRDHRGGMSMRELERKHGVTWRTVRKALDSSWPEPRKKLPPRATGLDRYKPVIDEILRADLDAPRKQRHTVTRIFHRLVEEHGADVSYGMVRYYVAARKPEILVESGKAPLEAFVPQTHQPGHEAEVDFGDVTIRLAGELVTCYLFSFRLSYSGKAVHRVFASCGQEAFFEGHVHALRTLGGVPRTKVRYDNLKAAVARVLGLSRARVEADRWIAFKSHYGIESFYCRPGIEGAHEKGGVEGQIGYFRRNHFVPVPEVSSLAELNEMVEEWDRQDDARRIGSRSRTIAEDFALERPLLMPLPDEPFETGRIFTPRVDRYGQIPVRTNRYSVPIRLIGKRVRVILHASHLVVYDQNVEVARHERLIAKGAVRLDLDHYLEVLVRKPGAFPGSTALEQARSAGKFTPVHDAWWTQAMKIHGERDGTRALIEVLLLGRHMPHEHVVAGLAAALRAGAMTADAVALEARKAAQAETEPAPDARNLGQPPATVTSLHEWRLAHLPPDTRPLPSVSHYDQLLRRRRTSGSGHREGEAQ; from the coding sequence ATGTCGAAGGTCGAGCTGTACGCGGCGATCCGGCGTGATCACCGTGGCGGCATGTCGATGCGGGAGCTTGAGCGCAAGCACGGCGTGACGTGGCGGACGGTGCGGAAGGCGTTGGACTCGTCCTGGCCGGAGCCGCGCAAGAAGCTGCCGCCGCGGGCGACCGGGCTGGACCGCTACAAGCCGGTGATCGACGAGATCCTGCGGGCGGACCTGGACGCGCCGCGCAAGCAGCGGCACACGGTCACCCGAATCTTCCACCGGCTGGTCGAGGAACACGGAGCCGACGTCTCCTACGGGATGGTCCGCTACTACGTCGCGGCCCGGAAGCCCGAGATCCTGGTCGAGTCGGGCAAGGCCCCGCTGGAGGCGTTCGTCCCGCAGACTCACCAGCCCGGTCACGAGGCGGAGGTCGACTTCGGCGACGTGACGATCCGCCTCGCCGGCGAGCTGGTGACCTGCTACCTGTTCTCCTTCCGCCTGTCGTATTCCGGCAAGGCCGTCCACCGAGTGTTCGCCTCCTGCGGCCAGGAGGCATTCTTCGAAGGCCACGTCCACGCGCTGCGGACGCTGGGCGGGGTCCCGCGAACCAAGGTCCGCTACGACAACCTCAAGGCGGCCGTCGCCCGCGTGCTCGGGCTGAGCCGGGCGAGGGTGGAAGCTGACCGATGGATCGCCTTCAAATCGCACTACGGCATCGAGAGCTTCTACTGCCGCCCAGGCATCGAGGGCGCCCACGAGAAGGGCGGTGTCGAGGGCCAGATCGGCTACTTCCGCCGCAACCACTTCGTCCCCGTCCCCGAGGTCTCCTCGCTCGCCGAGCTGAACGAGATGGTCGAGGAGTGGGACCGGCAGGACGACGCCCGCCGGATCGGCTCCAGGTCCCGGACCATCGCCGAGGACTTCGCCCTCGAACGACCGCTGCTGATGCCGCTTCCCGACGAACCGTTCGAGACCGGGCGTATATTCACCCCACGGGTCGACCGCTACGGCCAGATCCCGGTCCGCACGAACCGCTACTCGGTCCCCATCCGGCTGATCGGCAAACGGGTGCGGGTCATCCTTCACGCCTCTCACCTGGTGGTTTACGACCAGAACGTGGAGGTGGCCCGGCACGAGCGGCTGATCGCCAAAGGCGCCGTCCGCCTGGACTTGGACCACTACCTGGAGGTCCTGGTCCGCAAGCCCGGCGCCTTCCCCGGCTCGACCGCTCTCGAACAGGCCCGTTCGGCGGGCAAGTTCACCCCGGTCCACGACGCCTGGTGGACCCAGGCCATGAAGATCCACGGCGAGCGGGACGGCACCCGCGCGCTCATCGAGGTGCTGCTGCTCGGACGCCACATGCCCCACGAACATGTCGTCGCCGGCCTGGCCGCAGCCCTGCGGGCCGGGGCCATGACCGCGGACGCGGTCGCGCTGGAGGCCCGCAAGGCCGCTCAGGCCGAGACCGAGCCCGCACCGGACGCCCGGAACCTCGGTCAGCCGCCGGCGACGGTGACGTCCCTGCACGAGTGGCGACTCGCGCATCTTCCGCCGGACACCAGGCCTCTGCCCTCGGTGTCTCACTACGACCAGTTGCTCCGACGCCGCCGCACCAGCGGCAGCGGCCACCGTGAGGGAGAAGCGCAGTGA
- the istB gene encoding IS21-like element helper ATPase IstB, with the protein MTMPRQRGLTEQAADAAIDSACRLLRLPSIRNEFSDIADRAIKDQMTYRGFLAELLMAECDDRARRRSERRIKAAGFPREKSLRSFDFDANPNIDPATIHTLASCEWIKKSQPLCLIGDSGTGKSHMLIALGTEAAMKGYRVRYTLATKLVNELVEAADEKQLNKTIARYGRVDLLCIDELGYMELDRHGAELLFQVLTEREEKNSVAIASNESFGGWTKTFTDPRLCAAIVDRLTFNGTIIETGTDSYRLASTRARAEEHAKAG; encoded by the coding sequence GTGACCATGCCCCGCCAGCGAGGGTTGACCGAGCAGGCCGCCGACGCCGCGATCGACTCCGCCTGCCGCCTGTTGCGGCTGCCGTCGATCCGCAACGAGTTCTCCGACATCGCCGACCGGGCGATCAAGGACCAGATGACCTACCGCGGCTTCCTCGCCGAACTGCTGATGGCCGAGTGCGACGACCGGGCCCGCCGCAGGTCGGAAAGGCGGATCAAGGCAGCCGGCTTCCCGCGGGAGAAGTCCCTGCGGTCCTTCGACTTCGACGCCAACCCCAACATCGACCCGGCCACCATCCACACCCTCGCCAGCTGCGAATGGATCAAGAAGAGCCAGCCGCTCTGCCTCATCGGCGACTCCGGCACCGGCAAGTCCCACATGCTCATCGCGCTGGGCACCGAGGCCGCAATGAAGGGCTACCGCGTCCGCTACACGCTCGCGACGAAGCTGGTCAACGAGCTGGTCGAGGCCGCGGACGAGAAGCAGCTGAACAAGACCATCGCCCGCTACGGCCGCGTCGATCTCCTCTGCATCGACGAACTCGGCTACATGGAACTCGACCGCCACGGCGCCGAACTCCTCTTCCAGGTCCTGACCGAACGCGAGGAGAAAAACAGCGTCGCCATCGCCTCCAACGAGTCGTTCGGAGGCTGGACGAAGACGTTCACGGACCCCCGCCTCTGCGCGGCCATCGTCGACCGGCTCACCTTCAACGGCACCATCATCGAGACCGGCACCGACTCCTACCGCCTCGCCAGCACCCGAGCCCGAGCCGAGGAGCACGCCAAGGCCGGCTGA